In Salvia miltiorrhiza cultivar Shanhuang (shh) chromosome 4, IMPLAD_Smil_shh, whole genome shotgun sequence, the DNA window ACCCAAACAAAAATACAGCTTCAATTTTCCAAGCATTCTTTTCTTTATTCCTCATTTCAATTATGTGCCATTCACAAGTTTCCGTTGCCACATTTGGACTTGATGGAAACTTCCTCTTAGTCAAATTAGGTTTGCGCTTTAAACAATTGCTAAATAGGACAATTTCAGTTCCACGTAGtcgcatttaaaaaaaaaataacgtaatcgcatttttttaattaagggattactgttttattaaattataattatcttTACCCATCTTTGGTTTTGGGATTCTTTAATATTCTTTTCTTAATAACTCCGACCGGTTAATTATACAACAAAATCTGTCTTTGAAAGCTGTGTTATGTAGCTAAAGAATCTTTGACCAACTTTGAAGGGTAATTTTGAATACATAATCATCATACCATAAgcatatatatttcaaaattttggcACAAGGAAGTAGTAAAGCATCCTCtaaattcaaacaaaattagCATGAGCACCTCAGAAGAAAAACATGGATCATTCTTGAAAGAAGGTGAATTCTAGGAAGAAGGTAAACTAGTATTCCACAGGAACTTCTTTATGAGCTTTATAGGAAAGAATCACGTTCCATATCAAGGCGATAAAATTGGCAGCAAGGACCTGCAAACCAAATTGGTGATTATGTGACTTAATAAACAATCGTTTActcaaataaaagaataaatggcattcatcatcttcattccaACTAGTTTAACGATTGAACAAACCTGAAATTGCTGTGGAACAAATTGGAAGTTGAGGAACTGAAATGGTATCCAGACAAACCAATTTGCAACAACTGATGACAACCATTCCTACAAAATAAAGGTTAAACATTATTATCGTGCATGAAAACTCAGATCCTTCCCTGTCGAACCAAATGTTACCCGTGTTTAGTAATCATAAAGAAAGTAAGAGTAAAAATACCTGTTTTAGCTTCGGGATTACATTTGATGGTCGTCCCTCAAGTGTCACCAGTGTAGATAGGAAAGTCCCAATAAAAATGGGAGAGAAAATAAACTGCATATGAAATACCAAATGTAAATTGGATTAGGGAGTTCGATTCAGGTATAACAACAGCCAAAAATTAATCGACCTCATAAGTGAAATTCAGCAGCTTAAAGATGTGACCTGATCAAGGAAAAGCCTCAAGAAAGTACCAGAAGCTCCAGGGACAGTAACCACTTTACTCAAATACGAATACCTAAAATATGAATTAGGAGTAGTTAAATCGTGTATATAAAGTATATTAGTGAATGCAGATTAGGCATTTATTCAAGACAACTTTTCAATGCCATCACTTGTGATCTCATGAATGCAACAAGAGAATATAAAGGAGACAAGATATAGGTCAGGGCTTTACGGTATCAAGTTCAAGTAGGAAACTAATCCATAAAGACAATAAGTAATACAAAAACCAGAAAAACAGAAGACCGGACAAATTTTCAACAGTTACCAGAAATGTAATGTCGGACCAACCAAAGCGAGACCCAACAGAGTGAAGATAAATGTCCGCTTCAAATCAGGAGATGGCACTTGATCAATAAAGAGCTGACGAGCATTGTACCCAATAGAAAGGAAAAGAAGAGTATTATTTATGGAAATGAAGATACAACATTCAGTCAATTACAGAGGTAAATAAACTAGTTCTACATTTGATGCATGACTATGCCACACCCAACTCTTCAACTAATAAGTTAATAAAACTTGGTGAAACACAATTCACAAGTTATAGTAACCACTAACCACAACTGGTTTCAAAGACAAAGCAAGtggttcttttctttttcttctttttttttgtttttgttttgttttttgttttggcTTAATTTCTTATGAATTGATTGTATAGAGTTAAGCTACGTCATATAAATGACCTCTACCGGGCTAGTTTACCTGACAAATAACATCACCAACCAAAGTTAAAATTGCGGAAGTGACAGCCTTTGTGATCACAGGATGCTTGGCAAGAAGAGACAGATACCTGGAAACAAACTTAAAATGAGATGAATGCAAGGAAGTGATCATCAATTAGCAATAAATCAACAGAGACGCCAGCAGTCGTGTAGCTAAATCCCCTGCCATTGCTCTATAACATCATAATCTAATGTAGGACACAAATTGCACATAGAGATTAAGGGGTTGTTTACTTTTAAGGATTAGGCTAGATAGATTAAATTAGTATAGGCTAATCCATTAATTACTAAGATGAATTGGAACTTTGGCATATTCCAAGGTCCAtgataatttctatcatttgagataattttgtttgattcataTCATTGAAAGGGTGTgtgattggagaaatcctaatgaggataaaaatactcaatcgtGTATCTAATCGATCATGAAAAGTAAAGGCCCGCTAAAGAACATCCTCGGATGATGAATTTCAATTCAACATCCTAACACCATCCTCGGATGATGAATTTCAATTCAACATCCTAACACTCCCATATTTTTCATAGCCTCACTTCTCTTGCATAACTAAGGAACCAAAGATTGAAACTTTTTTGAGACTGAGCACTCCACTCATTGGACCAATGCTTAATTACTGAAACAGAAATTATCCAATTCCACGAAACTTTTCAAGCACAGAAATGTCATCAAAGGTGTAGTCCTTCAAACTAGATATATTACAATGTTTGAAAATAGTTACCATGAAATGAGTGACCAGTTACTATCAtgacctccacctccacctccacctgcaTCTCCACCACTACCACTGTTTCTGCCATCTCCACCGCCACCGCCAGCTCCACCGCCACTCAAAACCTGAAAAGAGCGAAGGCCCAAAGGCTTCGACCCATATATTCTAAACCCGTTTgcagaagccagagaaatcctATTACGGCAGACTGCAGAGCTCCCGTTAATATGAATTGAATTGCACGCAAGAATTCTGCTTGGGGTATTACTCTGGGTGCGGCGGAAATTCGCCGCCCATCCCGAAAAAACATTGTACTTTTGGGTAACAGTTGTGGGATTCACGGCCACCATAGTTTGTGCTGCGTCCGTCCCTCGCTCTGCTTCCTAtggataaaaatatgaaaatatggGTTTTATGTACAGGCAATGTGGGTTTTAGAGCTATCTCCAAGGTGCTGTAGAGCTGGTCCTCATCTTAAAGCCTCGACTACAACACAGAGAAGGCCAAGggaattttaattttcttatttttattttaatattgcTTTAATTTTAAACTTCAAGATTATGTTCCCTTCGTCCCAACAATAGTGTCTCAGTGTCTCATAGCTTTTGgccacggagattaagaattgtgtaaaaagtagataaagtaaattggtgaaaattatttaaatatttggtatagagagataatatattatcaaaaagattaaaaaaaattaataatttatataaaatatactagtaaataaaaatattaaaataattaaaaaataggtAAACAActaaaagaatttatttagaattttaaatGAATAAAGCTACTTGCAAACTACAGTATTCAAAATTCacctcgaaaaaagctcgttcagaGCTcaattcgataataaacgagccgagcttgaGTATGATTTTGAACTCGATAATTTT includes these proteins:
- the LOC131019561 gene encoding protein sym-1-like, whose amino-acid sequence is MVAVNPTTVTQKYNVFSGWAANFRRTQSNTPSRILACNSIHINGSSAVCRNRISLASANGFRIYGSKPLGLRSFQVLSGGGAGGGGGDGRNSGSGGDAGGGGGGGHDSNWSLISWYLSLLAKHPVITKAVTSAILTLVGDVICQLFIDQVPSPDLKRTFIFTLLGLALVGPTLHFWYSYLSKVVTVPGASGTFLRLFLDQFIFSPIFIGTFLSTLVTLEGRPSNVIPKLKQEWLSSVVANWFVWIPFQFLNFQFVPQQFQVLAANFIALIWNVILSYKAHKEVPVEY